A stretch of DNA from Odontesthes bonariensis isolate fOdoBon6 chromosome 2, fOdoBon6.hap1, whole genome shotgun sequence:
ATCGGATGATCTTTTACATTGTATTTAAGCAAAAATTTAGAAAATTCTTAAAGGTTCAAAAACTTTCAAGCACCATTGTAATAACCAAGACCTAGTAAACAGTCAGGTGGCTAAAAGTGGATTGACTTGCTCTCTGGTCCACGTAAACAGTCTACAAATTAACGAAGCACAAAAATCCATGCAAAACGGAGTtattttcttccacagatgacaCCTACTTGAACTACCTTTTTATTGTCCAGGCTTTCCCTCCATTACCTAAATACATCACCATGAAACACTGTGGCGTTAAACCTGCCTATTAGCAAGCTTGGCATGCACTCAAGAACTCGTAAACTCTCGGATGGAAGTATCCATCTGCTTCGCTCCCGGCTCGCGCAGACAGACAGACGTGCAATCACATAAAAAGCTAACAACGAGCAGACTTTGGAGATGTTATGCGTTGATCCAAGGCGGACTGACTTAAAGTTAGCTCAAGCTTGGAGTGGTCAACCCAAAAACCATTTTATAAAATAGAGGGCGAAGTGCCAAAAAGAGTAAAAAGCCTAAAAACAGAGGTAAAAATGGTCTTTGTCCACCTTGATTCTTGTTTTTTCtacagcagagcaaagctaaagcacCAACAACATCCAAACAACTAAGAACAGCCCTCAGCTCAGATTGTTCCACAATTTCTGATACTGCCACCAATAAACGCCGTTACATGAAGATGTGTGTTCGCAAATCTGTAACACCGACAGCCCGCAGAGGCACGTTCAGGCCCTTGGCGTTGCTGTTCAGGGgccttaaagagacaggtgCTAAAGAAACGTGCTTCAGGTAGAAGGTGCTGCAGCAACGCGGAGTAAagctcttcttttttcttccaaTGTTGTCCATTTTAGCAGATAAAGATGAAATTATGAACCTCGATCGATCATAATCAAATTAGCATGTTTGGAACGTGATAAGTGACGTTATGAAGCaagtctgacaaaaaaaaaacagcacgaAATGGGGGATATGTAACAAACTTTGATAACTCGGCATTCCATCAGGGTTCAGTTTCAAGTTGTGGTTTGTAACTCTCACCGTTTTAAAGCAGAGCAGAGTTATCTCAGCGTGAGCATGTGATACAAATCTAGCATGTTTGAAAGATGTGCATATTACCAGCCGGTGAGGACCTAAAAGATCCAGCTCATTGAATTACATCATGGAAACTGTATGATCCAGTGTTGCACCAGCTTGCTTTAATGAGAGGAGACTATATATTCAAATATCTCCCTATCTAATCtcttttaaatcagtcttttgCCAGTCTTCAAAGCGTCCTGGCTTTCAGTCTGAGTTATAGTTTAAATGTTCTATAAAGATACAGTTTTTCCGTCCTTCGTTTCTCATAATGCAATAGAAACATCCCTTCATGTAATCCTCTCCGGCTTTTAAAAGGCCCGTGTCTCTCAGAGTTGGTAATCCCGGCTTTCTTTTGACTATTTGTCTTCAAGCGCGGCGCGAGATACTCCTGAGAACATCATCCGGGCTATTCTCTAAGGCTTACGGCCGCTAGCCGCGGAGCCAAAAGAAACTTTCCGCAACTGTGTTCACAGGCCGAGTAGTTCTCctcatgaaaaggaaaaaacctGTAAAATCTGCGTCCGTGTGAGGCTTCTACTGGGATTGTTGCAGATTGATAAAGTGGACTGCTTTCATGTTCAGAGCCGGTGTCTATCATGATATCTATAATTTCTCGATTAGATATCTAGAATGTTTAATATAGTGTGGCAGACAgtatattataataatatttGAGCAAACATCTCTTCACAGGGTCCATTTAGTAGCTTTGATTACGACACATTGATAGCAGATTGATCGGTTTCACCCATAATTAACTCTCATATGTTGAATTCTAAATGTGCTTTTCCCACTCTGTGTTGCCACAGGACCTCGTAGGACTGTTTTACTTTCAATCAAACAAGTCGTCGGGGTAACGtagtgttttcttttccagcCGCCGCCTCTCCGCTCCTCTCCCTGGTGAATGAAGCTCAGTATCTCATGATCAGCCGTGCCAGCGTGGGGCTCATTCAGAATCTAATGAGCGACAGGTTTGAACGCACAAGACGTCACTCAGAATTGCTGCAGGATGCGTTGACGTCCGCGCATTTACATGACAGTGGCTCATTCATGCCGCACGGCGTAAAATAACATGCAATTTCCACGTTCCCCCCCGCTCTCAGGCAGGATGGCTGTGAGGGCGATCAGCTGCCTGACACACAGAATGTCATTAGGCGCTTCCGAGCCAATTTAGTCATCGCTGGGGTAGAACCATTTGAGGAGGATAATTGGTCACACTTGATTATTGGCAACACTCGATTCATGGTGAGCTGACTCTTTGAGATAAACGTTTGAATCTTCCAAGTGCCTTAAAAGCCGATGAAAGCAGTTCTGCCTCCCTGAAATGAATGTGCTGCCTCTGCGATAAACCCAAAGGTTGCAGCTCAGTGCGGAAGATGCCAGATGGTTGGAGTCGACCAGGACACTGGGACCAAAACAAAGGAGCCGCTTTTGTCCCTGTCTGCCCACCGTGCCGGAAAGGTGGGTCACAAACAATTAGCGCTCctccactggaaaaaatcaaagtcttaccaatatttgtctaatttctagtcaaaatatctcattatacAACtacctaacaagttctatttcagccagatatagggacttgtttgaagacaatacatcttgaatatcttgttaaatgaaaaagtcttaaacaaattgttttgagtcacacatcatgtgaaacaagcttttttttttacatttgaagaggtttttcagctaatttcaagatcacttttatcttaaaagtcctaaatatcacatcttatttcaagaaatcttgacaagccgattttcactagttccattggcagattttgtttgcttatttcaaacaaaaacgtttcgtatttgttgtttggggcattttttccagtgtccaTGTCagcgctgtgtgtgtgtgtgcgtgtagaAGCGGGTTAAGTGCACACACATGACAAGGACACTcaatttgtttgttgttttgtgccTTTTAGGTGACATTTGGCGTGTACCTGACTCATCGGGCTCCCGAGGGCTCCGCTGCCGCCGGTGTCCTCTCTGTTGGCTCTCTCATACAGCCCGAGCCACGCAGTCAATGAAGCGGGCATCTGTGGCACCGTCTCCTTTTATTGCGCTGACATCTAAATTGCCCTGAATTGGGATTTTTCGGTGTCAGTTATGCTGGAAAATGTCTTAAGATTTTTCCTTCCTGAATTCAATTACATAATCATTCCCAAGTTGCTAAATGATCTCCTGCTAAATGATCTCCTGTGTGCGTTCCTGTTGAGGTTTTAATTGCTATTTATTCCGAGCATATTACTGTCTATTGGACCACAAATCCAACGCACATAATCCATTTAATGGGAAATCTACCAAATAATATATGGTCCCTGGATGGCCTTTTCCTTGTATAGCAGATTTGAAGTCAGAAAGAGTGATAATTTGAAAAGGATGGAACTTTTGTAAGGTTATACATCGTGGCCACTCGAATGTgatagaaaataaatatatgCTGATCTGATTTGggtcttcttctgtcctccatttgtccagtttcctcataCATTCTAAAGACACACAGCGCACCATGCTGAGGTATTTTTAGGTAAGTTTTCAGCTGAAAGCTCTTCGGGAGTCACCTTGACGGTGAAAAAGCATCAAATGCTGAAAGACATTTGAActgttttcatgaaaaaaacatgagcaCCTCTTTGCTGGGACTGTTTTCTACTTAAACAGCTGGGGGAatacatgttgcaactaatcaGGTTAGTCAGCAACAGATCagtaaaaggatttttttttaaaagcaccttagagaggcagagtctctcagaagtaaagatgggcagggGGTTTAGCAATCTGCAAGAAAACATTCacaaattgtggagcaatttcaaAGTGAAATTTAACAACGTGAAATTTTAAAGACTTTGTATATCCCGTCATCTAGAATACATgacatcatgaaaaaaaaatccatagaTTTAGAGATATCTCTGTGTGCAATGGACCTGAAAATCAAAGGGAAATCACTGCATTGGGCTCAGGAAAACATCCAGAAATCATCGTCTGTGAACACAAATCACTCtcccatccacaaatgcagattagagtgatatataaaaaaaaagcagaagccATATTTGAACAGGGTTCAGAAACGCCATCGTCTTTTCTGAGCctaaacttgtttaaaatggACTGTTGCAAAGTGGGAAACTGTTCTGGTGTCAGACAAATCAAAGGTTTTTTAAATCTTAGAACTCACGGATGCTGCATCGGCTGGACTAAAGAGAAGGGGAGACCATTGGTCATTTTTCATCAGCACTCAGTTCACAACCCCGCATTTCTGGTAgtatgggggtgcattagtgcctTTGGCACGCGCAACtcgcacatctggaaaggcaccatcagTGGCGAAAGgtagtgatgtggcgtttgaagcgaggcctcggagcatgtgtcgagcaaaaaggggcgagccagatgaagcgttggttcgaggcttgtatcgtttccataaaaatcacgtgactgatgacaaacgaggcctcggattcagtgtacacgtcactgattcattttgagcgtcactatcgcataaaaagggttcgaaccttgcggcacttcgagggttttgagttCGCGTTTGGTATTGTtgagaggtagagtgtgcgttggttgtatcagagttagtggttaagttcagttattatatcagtcatatcatctattattattagaatagtgttagaatagttatataggatatgaaccctcgtttttcgcgggagttacgttccaaaaagaacccgtgataggcgaaatccgtgaagtagtaacctttatttttttttacaaataactactgtactgtaaaataatcattttaatcatcaatacgaactgaaggcttcaaattgcggagatcagcaccgcgacccgagtcattggattagaacgggagaaaatgaaaaatgattatgaaaaaaaatacaaagtacagtaggacaaatagtgactcacgtgtatttcactgctcttctgactgagctgctgTATTCTGACTGCGCTCTGTAGCGGTTTTTTTCTtataaagcccgcggtgcaggtgtgttttttcgagagaagaacatagttatcggtagttgttgtcgctcttttttcttctgggcatattaaaccgcaacgttattgacacacatttctttaaataaaaaccaataacttatatttgtcttgttgcccatactgctcggttgcagtttattcctgactcccggtcccatGGCACTTtagttccataagcactgtagtcagtgtacatcattgatatatttaatttgagtgatcaacaccatagcactcaataatacttccatatatgcagttttcacacatttattttcattgagacacagtgacaacaattgtttattttatattgcaggatgctctaactcagggttaattttgtctgtcatatattccttttgcacagcaggtgtcactagagagaccgtttcaatgaggcttcgggtaatgaaccttttggcgaacctttgggctggaaagcctcattggttcatgaagcctcgttttgccatcattaGCGAAAGGTATATTCAGGTTTAGGAGCAAAATAAACTCCCATCCAGACAATGTCTAAAGAAAGAACATTGAAAAACCATCAGAAAGCCTCGAGAACTTTCGGTCAAGGCCACTTGAAAGGCAAACAATAAAGTCTGGAATGGACTTGTAATGCCAATAATAAATTGAATTGCTTTCATGAGACCAGCTACATTGTATTGCATCAATAAAAGGTATAACAGGATTAGAATGGAGACACTGTTTTCAAGATAATCGCAGAAAATACGCCGCTCAAAGGTCGATGTCAGATTAGGACAAAAACGTGTGCTCAATTTAAGGTGGCTACAGATGTAACATGTGTTTTCCTCGTCTCGTGAACCGCAGGTAGTGGTGCTACCTTAACAACTCCCGTAACCGCCCCCCCAGCGATTAAACTTGCATTTTGATAAAAAGTTGGTCAAAGTCTCACAGCTTCTCGAAAGACTTAGCTCATTCACAACTAATTATATTTTATGTCGTGAAGCGTCGCAGTGAAAGTATGAAGAAAAGAGCTGTGAAACCGAGCGGTTCGTCCTCCGACGCAGGCGACGCCCGGAGGAACGTCAAATCTCAGAAAAAGGAGGTGACGCAGTAAGTTGCGTGCTGCAGCCAGCACATAATCGGGTTTTAGCTCGATTGTAGAAATTCTCTCGTCAGTTCTGTCTGTTGTTAGATGGTGTGGTACAAAAGGCTCCAAGTCAGACATGTTTTTCTTACTTTAGATAAATAGTGTTCATAGTGAGTCTAAAGTTGATCAGACTGCAGTCACACCTTCACGAACACTCGGATCTCGTTGCGTCTCCGCTGTGGTGGCAGGAGTTAATACTACACAAGAATAAATGCATGTTGCACATAGGAGTTTTAGGATTTCCTTTATTTTAAGTTCCCATTCGTTTTCCCTAGCTTGCAaagcaggggcgaggctagggtatttttagtggtgccaaggcaccaccgtccTTGAGacagctcggcaccccctggctcagcacattttttaaatattatattatgcaaaaacactttttttttttttgctcagggatgcattattttagtgacaattttatttattttctagcatttgtttttgttttaactctttacttccaaaataaatgttgagttatcttcaatatttgtctcaggctctctgttatccctgtccaagccacagtcttttgaaatgaagaggtcaaaattgaatgttgtaggggaaaacactactcaaagcaaaactaatacggctccaaaatttataaatgtactagttcgcctcaattagagagaaataatgtgcctctgtgagcactgggggctgggcacccctaaagaccagatcctaaaatcgcccctgttGCAGAGTATGACCCCCCTGAATATGATTTGGTTGTTGGTCCCTGGGGGGGTTGCTCATTTAATCCTTCTGAACAAAAGCGCAAGTGTAATTGCAGGTTCACGTGACCATattaacagaaaagaaagggaaaaaagaagcGTTTAAATAGCAGATTGACTCAAATGAAATGTTAAGACAAAGTTGCATTTTAGGCAGGAAGGATGAGAAATGTCCCTCCATTACCATGAGGTTGAATGAAAACCTGTTGAGTAATATGATGACTCGGTTCTGTTCATCTGTGGGGGGGTCTCCACTGACCCCCTTCCGGTTACTCATTGATGTAATGTTTTTATCTTGTCCATCACGAGTAAAGGCTGTACCTCAGTGCTAATCGTCACGAGGCTCTAAAGGTTTATTTGGATAAAAAACAGTCCAGCAGCGAAGAGCTGAAGCCTGTCATCTCGCTGCTGTTTGCATAGTCTGAAAGTAACCTCCTTACTCGTTCACATGCTCGAATGTCATGGTCTTACAAGGTTTAGTTCATTTAAAAGCGGGACAATAAAGAAAAactaacaatttaaaaaaaaaatttaggtCGGTTTCATTTAATTgaagtaaaagtctgtttttgcTTTTCCAGCATCCAGcccattccaaaaaaaaaggttggggTGGTCAAACTTTTCCTGCTTCCTGACGCCTGACATCCTTCTCAAATGAACCTTAAGAAATGAGCTTTTCCAGCGTGAAACTAGAGAGGACATCCCccatctctccctctctttttctttcttcagttGTACAAGTGGGCTCCAGAGGGGGCTTTTTTGACGAGGTGCCCGTGTTGCTCTGAGGTCTCAGTGAGCTCTTCTTCTGCGTTCGTGCTGCCACCGCGGAAGCCTGAATGAGCACTGAGACGGCCCCATACCACCACAGACCCTGGATTCTGGACTTGTTCCTGCCCAACAGCCGGGATGGTCCTTCTCGTCTTTTGTCCCGCGAGTGTCCTGCACACGCTCGCTGCCTTGCTCTTCAGGCACCGAAACTCCTCCAGACTCCTCGAACGGTTTAATGATGTTCCGCTCTGCtgagggagaaatatgcaaatccctTCCAATCTGTCTTTGAGGAGCGTTCTTTTCAAACAGTTTGGTGGTTTCCCCACACATTTTTATTCAAAAGCTGGAGATCCTCGGCTCATCTGTGCACCTCAGAGAGCCGGCCTCTCGCGGACGCTGCTTTTTCTAACACTCACCTGCTGTCGGGTCCTCGCGTGGATGTGCGGCTCCTGGAAGTCTCATCAGGGAGTGGAAGTGTGCCGAAATGTCTCTAATGTCGCCGTGTTACCGCTGGATTGGATTCATGATGACAAAGCGGGGATAAAACACTGGTCTCAAATTGATGTGACACACTCGTTTCATTATATCATGAAATTTGGCCGTTTCTTTGTGAATTGTAACGTGAGGGAGTGAACTCCTGTTGGCTCGTGGGATAAATTGCCTCCTTTACGTTACCCCTCGAGCTGAGAGGAGATCAGTCTTCAGCTAAAATGGCTCTTCTGGCTGATTAGAGTGCTAATGGAAATGGGGGTCGGGATGTATTGTCCATTAATTGGCTATCCTGCGGAAGGCTTTCTCTTTTCGGGCCCTCGCCTCCAGGGATTCGAGACCTATTCCAGCGTCAGCCTGCCGTCTCAATCAGATCGTTCGGTTCCTCTCCTCCACATTAATGTTTCGGCAGCGGTAACCACATGCTCTGTGCTGCACATGCCGGTGGGCTCAACCGTATATTCTCACGTACATCTGCTGCTTTggcaccaaatcagccttttatcaacttaagaacatatccagaattaagggtttcatgtcccaaacagatcaggagaagctgattcatgttttcatactgtaacggtcttctgactggactcccccaaaagagtctcaaacagctgcagcccgagttttaaccacaacaaagagatcacatcacatcaccccagttctcaagtctttacattggctcccggtcagatacagaatagattttaaagttctgctgctcgtctacaaatcacagaatggtttaggtccagaatacatgaatgacatgctggtagagtataaacccagcagagctctgagatctgctgactcagatagtggagcccagagttcaaactggacccggtgaagcagcttttagctgttatgctgcacacaactggaacaaactaccagcagaactgaaatcagccccaactgtgagcacttttacatccaggttaaaaacatttctctttccttgtgcgtatggttgagtttatatctttctttttcccctcttctttgattgcttttaactgttttaatttgtattctatttttttttctctttaaattgcttgtttttatgttgctttatgctgttcttttaaatgccttgtctttatataaagcacattgagtggcctgtggtatgaaatgcgctatacaaataaagatgccttgccttggcCCAGCGCGGACCTCGCAGTGCTTCACGATTTGTCGGCCCATTTATCAGTCCCTCTTCCGCCGTCGTGCAAAAAGTGCCACCGTGAAATTCGGTGGAGAGATGGCGCATTAGCGGAGCAATCGAATCTGTCTCACTGTGTTTAAAGTAGCAAGAGAGGGCATTAAACTCAGCAGAGCAAGTGCCTTTTCACTTAGAAGGGAATCAGTGGGGGTGTACGGCGCTTATTACTCCCACCTGTCGATCTGCTGTAATAGAGTTACGTGGAGATGGGGCGACTTTTCAGGCTTTGGTGTTTATTTACTAGAGATGGTGCGTGTGGAGCGATGGGCCGAAGTGTGTGACGtcaggtgctttttttttatctccctgTTTTCAGGTCCCGGGGCTGGCTGAAACGGGGTTTGTTGGCTGCCTTTGTTATCTGCATTTTGGCGCCTGTCACCCTGAAGACGCTCCCCGGTTTAATTCAGCACTTTGTTTTCAAACACAGAGGTAAGCGGGCGCCATTTCCGCCTCATCGAGGTGCTGTGAGGTCCTCTGGttgcaaacagaaaaaaaagacttcacCCGTGTTCTTTTCCTGTGTGCAGTCAGCCTGCCATTTTTTGTGGATCTCAGCCGACCTGCCGATTTCTCCCTTAATCACACCATCAACATGTACTTAACACCAGAAGAAGGCATTTCCTTGGGTGTATGGTCAGTATACATCAAGCCCTGGTGTTTTTTCACCATAGAAGCCTGGTGAGGTGCTTCTCTTCTTAATGATCCAACTGTTGGTTGTATTTCTGAGTGGTGCGTTGTCTTAAACCGTGTCAGGCTCACTGTCCCGGAGAGTCGGTGGAAAGAGGCACAAGGGAGGGAGCTGGCGTGGTACCAGAACGCTCTGAGCGATGGAAGTCCAGTTTTCATTTACCTTCATGGGAACACGGGCTCAAGGTATGACAGATGGAGGCATTTCTTTGGATTGTAGTTGGTTTCTGAGGAGAGAAGAAGCTGCACGCTGCTCGACATCTTTGAACTTTTTTGGCATTTGTGCTTGTTAATCATATCCACAGGGCGGCGCCACACCGGGTGGGCGTGGCAAAAGTGAGTgatcacagccacctgctttcAATGAAGGGACCTCAGAGTTTCTTTTTGGTTCTTTGCTCTTCTGATAACTAATAAGCATTATGTGTCCACAGTTATTGAGTGCACTTGGTTACCATGTGCTGGTGCCTGACTACAGAGGTATGTGACTGCTTCCTTCCCTCCACACTGATGCAcagccctcttttttttttaatgtatttccaAAACAAATGTTGTGTGCTGCGATGCCGTCAAAAGACACGGTTCAACCCCAGGTCAGCCTTGAGTGCCGGATTTTCTTTGAGCGAACTGCCACCTTGTGGccgtgaaaagaaaaacatgtcagTGAGCAGCTGGTGATGTGAGAAACTCCGGCAGGTTTCGGAGACTCCACAGGAGAGCCGACTGAACCCGGTCTGACCACGGACGCCCTCTACTTATACGACTGGGTCAAAGCACGCAGTGGAGACAGCCCGGTCGTCATCTGGGGACACTCTCTCGGCACGGGGTCAGTTGAGAAAGTCTGTCTGTTGACACTCTTTGTTGTCTTTGTTGCAGTTTGGCTTTTGATACATGAATGTTTAGCCTTCAAACGCTGCATTGCAACAGTCTGCAAAGTGTGTGTAAAGGCACTCCAAATGAAATGGAAGCGGGCCAAGTCGTGGCAACTTAACTGTGTCATCTGCGCAACCCATTGGACGAAAGTGAAGCCGTcgctctgtgtttctgtgcaggGTGGCCACCAACGCTGCAGTCAAGCTGCGTGAGCGAGGCGAGTTTTGCTGCCGGTGAAACCCGGCTCGTACAAATCAGAGGACCCGGTTCCAGCATCTCAATGTGAAGAGTTATttcctcttccttttttttctttttttcttttccaggcgCCTCCTTCGACGGTGTGATCCTGGAGGGTGCGTTTAATTCGGAGCGGCAGCACATACCATTTCATCCTTTCCTTTGGGTAAAACCCCATGACGATCACGTTCTTACATTTGGTTTATGTCTTTAATGTGGCCGCCACTCATAACTCTGTCAACtttggctttctttcttttaaagtaTTACTGGAAATACCCAGGCATCGGTTACCTGTTTCCAGAGCCATGGGCGGAAAATAAGGTCGTGTTCCCCAGCGAGAAAAAGTAAGACAAACGTAACCAGATGCATCAGGCGAAGCTTTGATTTGCTGATGGTGCGACGGCCTCACGTGTTCCGGTTTCCCTGCAGCTTGAAGAAAATGAGGAGCCCGATACTTTTCCTGCACTCCGAGGACGACCACTTAGTTCCCATT
This window harbors:
- the LOC142389891 gene encoding lysophosphatidylserine lipase ABHD12-like, with the protein product MKKRAVKPSGSSSDAGDARRNVKSQKKEVTQSRGWLKRGLLAAFVICILAPVTLKTLPGLIQHFVFKHRVSLPFFVDLSRPADFSLNHTINMYLTPEEGISLGVWLTVPESRWKEAQGRELAWYQNALSDGSPVFIYLHGNTGSRAAPHRVGVAKLLSALGYHVLVPDYRGFGDSTGEPTEPGLTTDALYLYDWVKARSGDSPVVIWGHSLGTGVATNAAVKLRERGASFDGVILEGAFNSERQHIPFHPFLWYYWKYPGIGYLFPEPWAENKVVFPSEKNLKKMRSPILFLHSEDDHLVPIQIARQTYEAAASAQGTDRVQLVTFDGSLGYLHNGLYRDPKMPGVLKTFVSSL